One window of Hydractinia symbiolongicarpus strain clone_291-10 chromosome 3, HSymV2.1, whole genome shotgun sequence genomic DNA carries:
- the LOC130635699 gene encoding uncharacterized protein LOC130635699 yields the protein MFRQAQQNRVKLQTVFKRLASFVPVEFNTSLKQYGSRIRGRKFLVGSSHKEMPEFLSYTHNPNLKAVRFEGDKSKVATAVREYIDANLQSSSAILFKGLPIESEHDFNRIITATDYKMLPYVGGVASRDSLVENVYEASNEPKEMSIDLHNEMSCLKRFPQKIMFCCITPPTIDGETPICFNREFLPELDPRFVKKADEKKIRYIRNYAREHSDYMSWQSIFKTNSKERAEEVLKSSNSEWKWHSDGTLTSWHICDAFITHPETKEKIWFNQIAAMHNSFYFNHPDFYDQPELKAEEIPHHVSYGDGEEVELEYIQQHRIAQWKLAVGIQWEKGDLLVLDNLLAQHGRMSYEGARKLAVSLIID from the exons ATGTTTCGTCAAGCACAGCAAAATCGAGTTAAATTACAGACAGTGTTTAAGAGACTTGCATCTTTTGTGCCGGTAGAGTTTAACACAAGTCTTAAACAATATGGTTCACGTATTAGAGGACGGAAGTTTCTGGTTGGCTCTTCTCATAAAGAGATGCCAGAATTCTTAAGCTACACACACAACCCAAACCTAAAAGCTGTTCGCTTTGAAGGTGACAAAAGTAAAGTTGCAACCGCAGTACGAGAATACATAGACGCTAATCTGCAAAGCAGCAGCGCGATATTATTTAAAGGCCTACCAATCGAGAGCGAGCACGATTTCAACCGCATAATTACAGCTACAGATTATAAAATGTTGCCATATGTAGGGGGCGTTGCAAGCCGAGATAGCCTGGTTGAAAATGTATACGAAGCAAGTAATGAACCCAAAGAGATGAGTATTGACTTACATAATGAGATGTCGTGCTTAAAAAGATTTCCACAAAAG ATAATGTTCTGCTGTATTACCCCTCCAACGATCGATGGAGAAACTCCAATTTGTTTCAACAGGGAATTCTTGCCAGAGCTTGATCCAAGATTTGTCAAAAAGgcggatgaaaaaaaaattcgataTATCAGAAATTATGCTCGTGAGCATTCGGATTATATGTCATGGCAGTCTATTTTCAAGACCAACTCAAAAGAG CGTGCAGAAGAAGTCCTAAAGTCTTCAAATAGCGAATGGAAATGGCATTCAGATGGTACCTTGACGAGTTGGCATATCTGTGATGCCTTTATAACACATCCAGAAACGAAAGAAAAAATCTGGTTTAATCAAATAGCAGCAATGCACAATTCGTTCTATTTTAATCATCCAGACTTTTATGATCAACCTGAATTAAAAGCAGAAGAGATACCTCACCATGTGAGTTATGGTGATGGTGAAGAAGTAGAGTTGGAGTATATACAGCAGCATCGAATTGCACAATGGAAATTAGCTGTTGGAATTCAATGGGAAAAGGGAGATTTGTTAGTTTTGGATAACTTATTAGCACAGCATGGGCGAATGAGTTATGAAGGGGCGAGAAAGCTCGCGGTTAGTTTAATAAttgattaa